Genomic window (Dasypus novemcinctus isolate mDasNov1 chromosome 10, mDasNov1.1.hap2, whole genome shotgun sequence):
CAGAGGATGGACATCGCAGAAGAAGTTGTCTATCTCGTTGGGCCCACAAAAGGGGAGCTGGACCGTGAGAAGGGTCTGCAGAATGGAATGCAGGAAGCCAGCCACCCAGGAAACTCCTACCAAGAAACCACACTTCTCCCGATCCATGATGGTTGTATAGTGCAGGGGcctgcagatggccacatagcggtcataggccatggctGTGAGAAGGAAGATCTCTGTGCCACCAAAGAAGTGTGCAAAGAAGAGCTGGGTCATGCAGCCATTGAAGGAGATGGTCTTGTGTTCCACCAAAGTGTCAGCAATCATCTTGGGTGTGGTAGCAGATGGATAGCCCATGTCTGCAAAAGACAGATGgctgaggaagaaatacatgggagcACTCAGGGTCTTGCTGGCATTGATGGTGATGATGACCAGAAGGTTCCCCAGGACAGTGAGCACATGGAAGAGGGAAAAGACCATGAAGCACATATGCTGCATCTCCCGGCTCTGGAAAAGGCCAAATAAAACAAACTCAGTCACGTTGTTCTTGATGCCCATGGACTCTCTGCTCCAAGCACTGAGGAAGGAGTTGGCTCTGCAAGGATATAAATTACATGATATTAGAAAGGTTCCCAAATCCAGGGAGTCAGACACACTGTACTCAGGTCCCCGTTGTGCTATATATTAACTGTGAACTTTGACAAATCAACTAACTTTTCAGGACTTCAGtttctaagtttaaaaaaatataagagcaagcagatgtggctcaaggaggtgagcactggcttcccacataaaggtcccaggttcaatcccaggccctggtacctaagaaatatatatatatacctatatataaatACCTATGACTTCCTCTGTGTTCCCATCGCACCTGGTACACTCAGGTACATTTCACCATGATGCTTGTGACACTGTTATGTAATTGTTTATTTACAGATCTATCCTCTCCACTAAGTTGTGGTTGCTTGAAGGCAGGGCTCCTGACTTACAGTGTTGAG
Coding sequences:
- the LOC101419622 gene encoding olfactory receptor 4S1, with translation MGIKNNVTEFVLFGLFQSREMQHMCFMVFSLFHVLTVLGNLLVIITINASKTLSAPMYFFLSHLSFADMGYPSATTPKMIADTLVEHKTISFNGCMTQLFFAHFFGGTEIFLLTAMAYDRYVAICRPLHYTTIMDREKCGFLVGVSWVAGFLHSILQTLLTVQLPFCGPNEIDNFFCDVHPLLKLACADTYVVGLIVVANSGMISLVSFLILIISYMVILLNLRSRSSEGRRKALSTCGSHIITVLLVLVPPMFMYIRPSTTLAADKLVILFNIVMPPLLNPLIYTLRNNGVKNAMRKLFRVKEYSGERCIPGDPNSAKKL